A stretch of the Pseudomonas helvetica genome encodes the following:
- the cobU gene encoding bifunctional adenosylcobinamide kinase/adenosylcobinamide-phosphate guanylyltransferase: MLQLILGGARSGKSRLAEKLASESALAVTYIATSQPLDGEMNARVAHHRERRPPEWALIEEPLELARVLRENASAERCLLVDCLTLWLTNLLMLEDPERLAHEREALLECLASLPGEIVFVSNETGLGVVPLGELTRRYVDEAGWLHQALAERCQRVVLTVAGLPLTLKGTAL; the protein is encoded by the coding sequence ATGTTGCAACTGATCCTCGGCGGCGCCCGCTCCGGTAAAAGCCGTCTGGCTGAAAAGCTCGCCAGCGAAAGCGCTCTGGCGGTGACGTACATTGCCACCAGCCAGCCGCTGGATGGCGAAATGAATGCCCGCGTGGCCCATCATCGCGAGCGCCGCCCGCCTGAATGGGCGCTGATTGAAGAGCCGCTGGAACTGGCCCGGGTGCTACGCGAAAACGCCAGTGCCGAGCGTTGTTTACTGGTGGATTGCCTGACCTTGTGGCTGACCAATCTGCTGATGCTTGAAGATCCCGAGCGTTTGGCGCATGAGCGTGAAGCCCTGCTGGAGTGTCTGGCATCGCTGCCGGGAGAAATTGTTTTTGTCAGCAACGAGACCGGTCTGGGTGTCGTACCGCTGGGCGAATTGACTCGCCGCTATGTCGATGAAGCCGGTTGGTTGCATCAAGCCCTGGCTGAGCGCTGTCAGCGTGTCGTGTTGACCGTCGCCGGCCTGCCCCTGACTTTGAAAGGTACTGCGTTATGA
- a CDS encoding cobyric acid synthase produces MTTLMVQGTTSDAGKSTLVTALCRWLTRQGVRVVPFKPQNMALNSAVTADGGEIGRAQAVQAQAANLEPHTDMNPVLLKPNSDTGAQVIIHGRAVTTMNAVAYHDYKAIAMQAVLASHQRLSAAYPVVMVEGAGSPAEINLRAGDIANMGFAEAVDCPVVLIADINRGGVFAHLVGTLELLSATEQARVKGFIINRFRGDIALLQPGLDWLEERTGKPVIGVLPYVMDLHLEAEDGIDQRQADKAEQVLNVVVPVLPRISNHTDFDPLRLHPQVDLQFIGPGQPIPPADLIILPGSKSVRSDLHYLRANGWDAAITRHLRYGGKLLGICGGLQMLGEHVHDPLGLEGAAGSSTGLGLLAFETVLEEEKQLRNVRGHLALENAEVSGYEIHAGVTTGSALEQAAVLLDDGRNDGARSADGQVLGTYLHGLFESPAACSALLRWAGLQDVQEVDYHALRERDIERLADLVEKHLDTGYLRELCGL; encoded by the coding sequence ATGACCACGTTGATGGTGCAGGGCACCACTTCGGACGCCGGAAAAAGTACCTTGGTAACCGCGTTGTGCCGCTGGCTGACGCGCCAGGGTGTTCGCGTGGTGCCGTTCAAGCCGCAGAACATGGCGCTCAACAGTGCGGTAACCGCCGACGGCGGCGAAATCGGCCGCGCTCAAGCCGTGCAGGCCCAAGCGGCCAACCTTGAGCCACACACCGACATGAACCCGGTGCTGCTCAAGCCCAATAGCGATACCGGCGCGCAAGTGATCATTCACGGGCGTGCCGTGACCACCATGAACGCAGTCGCCTATCACGACTACAAAGCCATCGCCATGCAAGCGGTGCTCGCTTCTCACCAACGCTTGAGTGCAGCCTATCCGGTGGTGATGGTCGAAGGCGCCGGTTCACCCGCCGAGATCAATTTGCGTGCCGGCGACATTGCCAACATGGGGTTCGCCGAGGCGGTGGATTGTCCGGTGGTGCTGATCGCCGACATCAATCGCGGCGGGGTATTCGCGCATTTGGTGGGCACGCTGGAGTTGCTGTCAGCCACTGAGCAGGCGCGGGTCAAAGGCTTCATCATCAACCGTTTTCGCGGCGATATCGCCTTGCTGCAGCCAGGCCTCGACTGGCTGGAAGAACGCACCGGCAAACCGGTGATCGGCGTGCTGCCGTATGTCATGGATTTGCATCTGGAAGCCGAAGACGGCATCGATCAGCGCCAGGCCGATAAGGCCGAGCAGGTGCTCAACGTGGTGGTGCCGGTGTTACCGCGAATCAGCAATCACACCGACTTCGATCCACTGCGTCTGCATCCGCAGGTCGATCTGCAATTCATCGGGCCAGGTCAGCCGATTCCGCCTGCCGACCTGATCATCCTGCCGGGCTCGAAGAGCGTGCGCAGCGACCTGCACTACTTGCGCGCCAACGGCTGGGATGCGGCGATTACCCGCCATTTGCGTTACGGCGGCAAGCTGCTCGGTATTTGCGGTGGCCTGCAAATGCTCGGCGAGCACGTGCACGACCCGCTGGGGTTGGAAGGCGCGGCGGGCTCCAGTACTGGTCTTGGTTTGCTGGCTTTCGAAACCGTACTCGAAGAAGAGAAGCAGCTGCGCAATGTGCGCGGACATCTGGCGTTGGAAAACGCTGAAGTCAGCGGTTATGAAATTCACGCCGGGGTTACCACCGGTAGTGCTTTGGAGCAGGCGGCGGTGTTGCTGGATGACGGTCGCAACGATGGAGCCCGAAGTGCTGACGGACAGGTGCTCGGCACGTATTTGCACGGCCTGTTCGAGTCCCCGGCGGCATGCAGCGCGCTGTTGCGCTGGGCCGGTTTGCAGGACGTACAGGAAGTCGATTACCACGCCTTGCGCGAGCGCGATATCGAGCGGTTGGCGGATTTGGTGGAAAAGCATCTTGATACGGGCTATTTACGCGAACTTTGTGGGCTCTAA
- the cobD gene encoding threonine-phosphate decarboxylase CobD, with translation MLEHGGRLRKAALRYGIAEADWLDLSSGLAPWPWAIPDIPLRAWARLPETDDGLEQAAREYYGASQVLPVAGSQAAIQLLPRLRRAGKVGVLSPCYAEHAEAWRRNGYVVREVLEQEVDFFLDSLDVLVVVNPNNPTGLSLTPERLLDWHARLAQRGGWLVVDEAFMDNTPQLSLSSYADQVGLIVLRSFGKFFGLAGVRLGFVLAERKLLKLLAEQVGPWAVSGPTRVLGQVCLRDTQGHARQRLRSEEASQRLAEVLERHGFKPHGGCALFQWLITDHAEHLHEFMARRGILLRLFTHNSSLRFGLPADEADWQRLEHAFEAYAEETS, from the coding sequence ATGCTTGAGCACGGTGGCCGCTTGCGCAAGGCGGCGTTGCGGTACGGCATCGCCGAAGCCGATTGGCTCGACTTGTCCAGCGGTCTGGCACCTTGGCCGTGGGCAATCCCGGACATCCCGTTACGGGCCTGGGCACGCTTGCCGGAAACCGATGACGGCCTGGAGCAGGCTGCACGCGAGTACTATGGCGCCTCGCAGGTGCTGCCGGTCGCGGGCTCCCAGGCGGCGATCCAGTTGCTGCCACGCCTGCGTCGCGCCGGCAAAGTCGGCGTGCTCTCGCCCTGTTATGCCGAGCATGCCGAAGCCTGGCGTCGCAACGGCTACGTCGTGCGTGAAGTGCTGGAGCAGGAAGTCGACTTTTTCCTCGATAGCCTCGACGTGCTGGTAGTGGTTAACCCGAACAATCCCACCGGCCTGAGCCTGACCCCGGAACGTCTGCTCGACTGGCATGCACGGCTGGCGCAGCGCGGTGGCTGGCTGGTGGTCGACGAAGCCTTCATGGACAACACCCCGCAGTTGAGCCTGTCGTCTTATGCCGATCAGGTTGGCTTGATCGTCTTGCGTTCGTTCGGCAAGTTTTTCGGCTTGGCCGGGGTGCGATTGGGTTTTGTGCTGGCTGAGCGCAAGTTGCTCAAACTGCTCGCCGAGCAGGTCGGTCCTTGGGCGGTCAGCGGGCCGACCCGGGTATTGGGTCAGGTCTGTTTGCGTGACACCCAAGGTCATGCTCGCCAGCGTCTGCGCAGTGAAGAAGCGAGTCAGCGTCTGGCTGAAGTCCTCGAACGTCACGGCTTTAAGCCGCACGGTGGTTGCGCGTTGTTTCAGTGGTTGATCACCGATCACGCAGAGCATCTGCACGAATTCATGGCCCGACGCGGCATCTTGCTGCGCCTGTTCACCCACAACAGCAGCCTGAGGTTCGGCTTGCCGGCCGATGAAGCCGATTGGCAGCGCCTCGAGCACGCTTTTGAAGCCTACGCCGAGGAAACCTCATGA